The following is a genomic window from Candidatus Poribacteria bacterium.
ACGAACCCGCTCGTCAGAAGGCGCAGAGAACCCGCGCGACTCGACCGTTTGCCGGAGTACGGGCGGTCTGTTAGCATGCGCCGATACCACTGAAATGACACGGATGGGGGCGCGGCTTGGCGGAGCATCGGCGCATTCTGGTGACTGGTTCGGCTGGCGCTCTGGGGAGGGCGGCGTCGGTGGCGCTGCTGCAGCGAGGGCACTGGGTCCGCGCCTTCGACCGCGTGGCGTCTCCACACGCGTCGGAGGTCCGCGTCGGCGACCTGACCGACAAAGACGCCGTGGAGCGCTCCGTCGAGGGAGTGGACACGGTCGTCCATCTCGGAGCGACGCCGGATGAAGCCGACTTCATCGCCGAGCTCCTGCCGAATAACATTGTCGGGCTCTACCGAGTCTGTGAGGCGGTGCGCGCCGAGGGCGTCCAACGACTCGTGTTGACCAGCTCGGGACAAGTTGCTTGGGGCAGTCCGAAGTACGGCGAGCAGGGATACGAGCCGATCGCCGTCGAAGACGGCATCGCTCCGGTGAACATGTACGGCATCACCAAAGTGCTCGCCGAGGCGATGGGAGAGATGTACTCCCGCTGCCACGGGCTTTCGGTCGTCGTTGTGCGACCCGGGTGGCTTCCTCGTGAACCGTGGCACGTGGCGGCGATGTCGCGAAGCCGCCAAGCGCAGGCGCAGTATTTCAGCCCCGGCGATGTGGGACGCTTCTTCGTCCGCGCCGTGGAGACGCCGGGCATCCGCATCGCCGTGGTAAACGCCACCAGCCGACCGAACGGGCCCGCCGTCTGGGATATCACGACAGCCAGAGAGCTATTGGGGTACGAACCCGAGGACACCTACCCACAAGGTTTGCCCTTTCCGCCACCGGAAGCATCCCAAGCATGATTGCGCCTCGGAGCCCTTGGCTGCTGCACGTGCTCGCGTGTGTCGCGGCAGCATGGCTTGCTCACGGGGCGCACGGCGAAGGGTCGCGCGCCTGGTGGGTGTTCCTGCGCTCCCCCTTGGATTCGAGTTCCATCGCGGCTGTGGAACGCACCGGCGCGACGATTCGGACCCGCAGCGAGTGGTTTCGGACGATCAGCGTCGAGGCGGATGACGCCTCTCTGCGCGCCCTCGAGCGGCTCCCGTTCGTAGAACGCGCGGAGCCGGTCGCGTCGTTCGTCCGAGCGCTGCCCGGGGCGGAACCGGCGTCGGCTCCGGCGTTGGCGCTGGAGGCGACCTCGTTCCAGCTCGCGTTTGTCGGCGCAGATCGGCTCCACGAGCGTGGGCTCACGGGCAAGGGCGTCCGTATCGGCGTGCTCGACACCGGCTTCGACACGTCGCACGTCGCTCTGCGGTCGGCGCGCATCGGCGGAACCTATGATGCGATTCACTCGGATGATGTCGTCCACGACGAGCCGGGACAGGACGACGCCTTCGAGGATTCGCACGGCACGCAGGTGTTGTCGATCTTGGCAGGGAAGGCTCGTGGAGAGTTCGACGGAGTGGCTCCCGACGCCGAGTACTTCCTGGCGAAGACGGAGGATGTGACCCGGAACGGTCGGACCTTCGAGTCAGTGATCGAAGAGGACTACTGGGTCGCCGGTCTCGAGTGGTGTGTGAAGAACGGCTGTCGAGTGGTCAACTCCTCGGTCGGATACCCGCTATTCTACGCGTTCAACCAGTTGGACGGGAAGACGTCGCTCGTGTCACGGGCGGCGAACGAGGCGGCGGCGCGGGGCACGCTCGTCGTCTGCGCCGCCGGGAACACGGATGGACTGCCGCCCCGGGACAACACGACTGCGGGGAGAGTCGGTCCGCCAGCGGATTCGCCTCACGTTCTCGCTGTCGGGAACGCGGCGCCGGATGGGACTGCGTCGCGCTTCTCGGCGCAGGGCCCCACGTTCGACGGGCGCATCAAGCCGGACGTGATGGCGCTGGGAACGCAGGTCGCGGTGGTGTCGGCGTTCGACGCCGTGTCCTATGCGCGCACAGCCGGAACCTCGGTGGCTTCGCCGTTCGCCACGGGCGTCGTCGCGCTGCTCCTGCAAGCGTTCCCGCTGGCGACGCCCGCCGAGGTGGCTGCCGCGATTCGGGCGACCGCATCGAATGCGGTCAAACCGAACAACCGGTCGGGATTCGGTGTTATTGATGCCGAGGCTGCCTGGAGCGCACTGGCGGATCGGCACGCGCCCACCGACGTCGACGCGGAGGCGGAGACCTTTCCCACGACGCTGGGGCATCTCAGGGCGACGTCACGGTACGGCTCGCTGGGAGCCCCATACCCGAATCCGGCGACCGACGTTGTCGCAGCGTCGATCACGATGGCGCGGGAAGCGGCAGTGCGTGTGTGCGTGTTCGACGGTCTCGGAAGACGAGTCTGCGTCCTCTCCGAGACGTCGCTCGGCGTCGGGCGGCACGCCATCCCGTGGCGAGGCGTCGATTTGGATGGGCTTCCGGTTCCCAGCGGCATCTACTTCGTCGTGTTGTCGCTACCCGATGCGCGTCTGGTTCGCAGAATCCTCTGGAGGGCGCGATGATCCATCGTCTAGTCGCCGCGTTCGCGTGCATCGTCATCATCGCGGGTTGCGGCGGCGATCCGGTCGAACGGGCATGGGCTCAGGCGAGGAGCGGCGATATCGACGGAGCTCGCGCAGCCCTCACATCCCTTGCGGCGATACGCCGCTGGACGTCGCGCGCCGAAGCGACGTTGGGCGAGCTCGAGTTGAGCCAGATGCGGGCGCAGGAGGCTGCGCACCATCTGTCGCGGGCTGCCGCAGCCGACCCGAACGACACGATGGCGCTCGCCCGGTACGGTGAGGCGTTGCTGCTCCTCGGTCAGGAGGTCGATGCGCTGGACGTGTTCGCCAAAGCGCTGTCGATCTCGCAGTCGGGTCCGCACGTGGTCTACATCGCGGGTCTCATCGGAGACGCTTACGAGACGACTCGGCTGACGAGCTCCGAGGTGGACAGCTACGCCCCGAGCTTTTCGCCAGACGGCACGAAGCTCGTCATGACACAGCACGCGGACGGCAGCGCGGAGCTGTTTCTGATGGACTTGGCATCGAAGCGGTCGGAACGCCTCACGGACATGCCGACGACCAACGAATACGGCGCGACGTTCTCTCCGGACGGGAAGAACCTGCTGTTCGGATCGACGCAGCATCGGACCGACGCGGCGATGATCAACTTGCAGGCGAGCGGCAGCACGCCCCGCAGCGAGATGATCTACACGATGGACCTGGCGACCCGGACGACCATCCCGCTGACCACCAGCCCCGCCGCCGTCGGGAATCCGGCGTTCACGCCAGACGGCAAGACCGTGCTGTTCGAGGCGACGGTCGATGGCAACATGGACATCTGGTCGATGGCTGCCGACGGCTCGCAACGCGAGCGGCTGACATCGGAGCCATCCGATGACGGTCACGCCGTCGTGTCTCCCGATGGCAGGCAGGCCGTCTACGTCCGAAGCCTGGATCGTGCGTTCGACCTGTTCGAAGTGAGGCTCGACGGATCGTCGTCTCGGCAGGTGACCTTCACCGAGGCGACCGAGTACGGGGGCGCGTTCCTACCGGACGGCAAGGAGTTTCTGTTCGTGCGGAACCAGGGTGCGGGCTACGAGCTGGCGCTGACGGACTGGCAGAGCGGGCACGTTCGACCGGTGTCGAGTCGATACGGCGACGTCATCCATCCAGCGGCCTCGCCGGACGGGAAGCGCGTCGCCTTCGCGAGCAACCGAAGGGACTACCTGGATATCTACCTGATGGACCTGACGAAGCCGATGTCGGGCCCCGCGCTGGAGCAGCGCATTCGCACCATGCTGGCTCAGATCGGTCGCTGAGCGAGCCGAAGGAGAGTTGATTTGAAGGCGTACATCCTGACGGACCTGGAAGGACCTGCTGGCGTCGCCAAGTGGGACCAGACGCGCGTCGACGCGTCGGAGATGAAGAGCGTTGCGATGCGCCTGCTGACGCGCGAGATCAACGCGTGCGTCGACGGCATCCTCGACTACGACGCGAAGGCGGAAATCGTCGTGCTCGACGGACACGGTTCCGGCGGAGTCGATCTGGAGCGGTTCCACCCGAAGGCGAAGCTCATCTTCGGCAAGGGGTTCAAGCCGCCGACGGGTCTGGACGACGCCTTCGACGCGCTCCTGTTCGTCGGGCAGCACGCGATGGCAGGCACGCCCGACGCCCCGCTGTGCCATACCTACTCGTCACTCACCGTCGAGTACTATCGGCTCAACGGCAAGCCCATCGGCGAGTTCGGCGCGCGCGCGGCGCTTGCGGGGCTCTATGACGTGCCGACCATCTTCCTGGCTGGCGATGACAAGGCGTGTGAAGAGGCGCACGCGCTGGTTCCGGGGATCGTGACTGTGGCGACGAAGGTCGGCATGGGGATCGAGCTCGCGCAGCACCTGTCGCCGAAGAAGGCTCGGAGGGCGATCCGCAAGGCGACGCGTGAGGCGTGTCAACGGGCGAAGAGCATCGAGCCCGTGCGGATCGATCCGCCCTACGAGCTGGAAATCCGAGTCTACGAAGGCAAGAGCGTGGAAGGACAGGTTCGGCGCGGAGCGGAGCAGATCGACGAACGGACGTGCATCTACCGGACGAACGATCTGCTCTCGCTCCCGATCTGACCACGCGGCGGATTCCGCTACACCGTGCTGAAGATCGGCTTCAGTCCGGCGGCGAGCTCCTTGAGCTCGGAATCCTCCTGCGTCGTCAGGGGCTTGAAGCGCTCCGCCAAGTCGCATGCCAGGCGGAACAGAGACTCCTCGCCCGGCGGAATGGCAGCCGTGATCGGCTGGCTCAACGTGAACCGGAGTCCGAGCTCCGCCTCGCGCGGATCCGTCAGGGGCTGGTACCAGCACTTGCCGTACTTCTGGCGCAGCGGGTCATCCTCGGGCCACTGCTGTCGCGCCAGTGCCTTGAGCGCCAACCGTGCGACGCCTTTGGACTTCGCCTTCTCCATGATCTGATGCCCGAACTCGCCCTTGTGCCAGTTCGCGAAGTTCACTGGGAAGAGAACCGAGTCGAAGTCGAAGCGATCCATCGCCGCCGTCGCCGCTTCGATGGAGTGCGCTGAGAACCCCAGATAGCGAATGGCTCCCTCCTGGCGCTTCTCGATGAGGAAGTCCATCACGCCGCCGGACAGGAACACCTTATCGACGTCGTTCTGCACGTTGGTGATGCCGTGCAGTTGGTATAGATCGAAGTGGTCGGTGCGCAGGCGCTCGAGCGAACGCGCGAACTCCGCCTCGGCGCCGGGACGCTCACGCTGACCGGTCTTGCAGGCGAGGAAGATGCGGTCCCGGAACGGCTCGATGGCGGGCCCGAGCTTCTCCTCCGCGTTGCCGTAGCTGGGAGCCACATCGAAGTAGTTGATGCCCCGCTCGACGGATTCCGCGACGACGCGGTTGGCGTGATCCTGCTCGGCGTTCATGACGACGATGCCGCCGAACCCGATGATCGACAACATCTCACCGGTCTTGCCGTACTCGCGCTTGGGGAACCCGGACGCCTTGTCCGGCGCGTTCATGGAGTCTCCTTTTCCAGCAGGTGCAGTGGCGTCGATCGCCAGGGCGGCTGTGGACACCGCCGCGGTTTTGAGAAAGTCCCTGCGTTTCATACCATCCTCCTCCGCTCTGACTGTCACCCTATCTTAGCACGGCTTAGCGTTCTAGCGCCCATCCCTGCTGTCGGTTTGTACCCCTGAAGTCGAGTTTCACCGACTCGGTTCCCGAAGCGGCGACGCGGAGCGAGACCTCTGACGTCGCGGCGTCCCTGCGCGTCAGCAGCGTGAGTGGCGCGTCCGTCGTCCACTCGCCGTTCGGTCGCAGCGTCAGTCGGACCTCTGCCGGTTCCTTTTTGCGGTTGATGACCTCCAACGCCAGCGATTCCAACGTGTCGAAGAGCACGATCGCCCCGGCGCGGTTCCGACGGATATCGGTCCGGTCGCGTTGGTCGAAGCGCGACTTCACCTCGATGTCTTGTGCCTTGCCGACACCGAGCTCGATCTCCTTGCCCGCAGGCGTCAGGGGCAGCGCCGCTTCACCGATGAGCTCCAGTTGGTGACTTTCGCTCTCCCGGACGATCCGCACCTTTCCGGACGGAAGGGCAGAGCCATTGCCCAGTCGGAGACCATACCGCGCCGTGACGGTGGGCGATTCGACGAGCGGATCGGAGACGACATAGGTCTTGGCGATTGGCACGTCTGCGTAGGACGCCGCGGGCACTTCGACACGTTCACCTCGTCGCACCGTCAAGCGAGCCTTCGTACCGAGCGGAAGCATCCACTCGGCGTTCTCATAGTCCTCGCCCGTGTCGTTGGCGATGAGTAGCGATGCTCGGAAAGAGAGCGTCCGTTCGTCCTTGGACACCACGGCGATGTAGCGCGCCTGCGCCGAGATGCCGCCGACTCGATAGGTCAGCTCGATCGGCAGCTCGCCTGCGGTCTCGCTGTCGGCTTCGACGACCAGTGTTTGTGGGGCAGACGGTGGAACCGTGAGCGCGAAAACACTGAACTCGTCGGTTCGGTCGGCTGCGTCCAGATGGACCGTCCTCGTGTCGACCTGCATGTTCGCGAACGATATCTCGATGCGGTTCCGTCCTGGGGAGATGGTGATGGCGCGCACTTCACGCACGAAGGCGATGCCGGAGGCGTCGGCGGAGATCGTCAACGATTGGCGCTGCGGGACCGGCGTCAGCTCGACGCGGGCGGACGCGCCCCACGAGACGACGCACAACAGGATGCCCAGCGGGATGGTTGCGTGTCGCATGCGTCGGCTCCTAGTCTGCCATCTGGCGGATGCGGTAGTTGATCTGGCGCGACGTGGTCGGCTCGACGCGGACGCGGAACTCGATCTCTCTCACGCCCTTGCGTTCGTGCGACGTGTCGGTATCGAGCAACTCCCATCGACCCGAAATGGTCTCCGGGATCAGGAGATCGATCGGGCGACTCCCGTGGTTCGTCACGTCGAAGCGGAACGCGGTCTCAATGTCTGCCGCGGCAAGGTCGCCTGACTCGGTGAACCGGAAGTTCGTCCGACGCCATTCCTGGATGGTTCGCTCGACGACGATGTCCTTATCGGGCCCGACATCCAGCCGGATCTCCTTCCCAATCGGTATGTAGTCCATCTGAGCAGACCCCACGAAGGAGACCGTACCGTCACTGGTCCGGCGGAGTACCGTCACGGGACCTGCGGGAAGTGGACTGTCGCCCACCTTGTGCTTGGCGTCGTTGATGAAGGTGTATTCAGCGCGAACCTCTCCGCCGTTCCAACGATGGACGAGCCGGACCGGGACGCCAGCAGCGCTCAACGCGGGCAGCGCGCTCGTGCCGCCATTCTTGATATCGGCGGGTTGTGTCAGCGAAAAGACGTGGTGCTCGCCGAGATCCTCGGCGGCAAGTGCGATACCTGCGGATCGGTCGGCTTTGCGGAGCTGACGTCCTGCATACGGAGCAGCCTTGGTTGCGTCCGCCAACGCCTCCGGACGCGCCTCGGGGACCGTCTGCAGCACGCCGACAACAAGCCGAATCTCCGCCCCCTCGAAGTCCTCGCCGCTCGCGTTGGTCACGGAGAACCAACTGACGAGCCGCGTTTGAGAGTCGTCGTCACTCACCCACGCCATGTAGTGGGTTGACCAGCCAAAGCCGGACGCGTAGAACGCGACCTCCATATCTGCCTCGCGATCGGCGTCGGCGTGAACGTCCCACTGGATCGCGTTCTGCTGCCCGCTCGGGAAAGTCGCGCTGCCTACGCTCACGCCCGTAACGCCCGGCGCAGGACGCAGGAGCAGACTGAATCGGTCGATCTCAGAACCGGACCATCGGAACTGCACGGTGTTGGAGCCCTTGTGGAGTCGGACGGATCGGCTCTGCGTCACCAGAGCGATGCCGGCACCGTAGATATCGATGCCGACGCGTCCCGGCTTTGGAAGCGTCGTTAACTGGACCTGCGAAACGGACGTCGACGCGACCAGAGCGATCGCTGCGGTCGCAGCGATGACGCTCCAGCGGCGGGGTCTGCATGTTCTCATGGGCGTTCTCCATGGTTCCAGGAAGGGAGCTTCGGGTCAGCTAGCAAGTGTCGTGCCATCAAGTGCGTGTTTCTTGACCAATCGCCTCGGATCGTGGTAGAATGAACGGAGTGTTTGCGCCGACCGGGCGCATCGTGTGGTCATGCAAAGGCATGGATGTGCTGACGGTTCGGTTGTACGGCGATCCGGTGCTCCGAGAGAAGGCGAAGCCGATCATCTTTGTGACGGACGAAATCCGCGCCCTGGCGCGGGAGATGCTCGTCACGATGTACCGTGAGAAGGGCGTGGGTCTCGCCGCCCCGCAGGTCGGGGTACTCAAGCGGCTCATCGTCGTCGATCCCGAACCGAGCGAAGGCGAACGGCAACCGGTCGTGCTGATCGACCCGGTGATCGTCGGCAGCAGGGGCAGGATCGTGGACGAGGAGGGCTGCCTCAGCTTTCCCGACGTGTACGCCGACGTCGCGCGCGCCGTGGAGGTCGACGTCGAGCATCTCGACCCCGAAGGCGAGAGCGCGATTTTGCACGCGGACGGTTGGCTGGCGCGCGTCATTCAGCACGAGATCGACCACCTCGATGGCGTTCTGTTCATTGACCACCTGAGTCGAATGCAGCGGCAGGTGCTCCGAACTCAACTCCGCAAGGTAACCCTGAGCCGCCCATCATAGGAACGAGCGATGTCTCTGCCTGACGAGATCGCCCAGAAGCACGCGTTGGCGTCCGCGCGGCTGCGCGAGCTCGGAGAAGTCATCGTCGCTTTCTCAGGCGGCGTCGATAGCACGCTGCTTGCGAAGCTGGCGTATGACGCGCTTGGCGAATGCGCCCTTGCCGTCATCGCCGTCTCCGAATCGTTGCCGAAGCGGGAGCTCCGGGAAGCCATCGAGCTCGCCGATGGGATCGGTATTCGCCTGGCGCAAGTCCGATCCGAGGAGTTGGAGGACGAGCGCTATGCCAGCAACCCCGTGAACCGATGCTACTTCTGCAAGTCCGAGCTCTTCACCCAACTCGAATCGGTCATGCGTGAGACCGGCATCCGCAGCATCGTCTACGGTGCGAACGCGGATGACACGGGCGACTACCGTCCCGGCATGGACGCCGCCAAGGAGTACGGTGTCCACGCCCCGCTGCTGGATGCCGGCATGACCAAGGACGACATCCGCGTTCTCTCTCGCGACCTGGGATTGCGGACTTGGGACAAGCCCGCATTCGCCTGTCTTTCGTCGCGGTTCCCCCATGGAACGCCGATCTCCGCGCAGAAGCTGACCCAGGTGGACGAGGCGGAAGAGTGTCTGTTCGATCTCGGGTTCCGCCAGTTCCGAGTGCGACATCACGAGGACATCGCGCGAATCGAGGTGCCCGTCGAGGAGATGCCGCATTTCCTCGACGACGGCGTTCGCGAACGGGTCGTGGCGAGGTTCCGCGAGCTGGGATATCGGTTCGTGTCCCTCGACCTGGCGGGCTACCGGTCCGGGAGTCTGAACGCGGAGCTGCTGTCGCTGACGCCCATGCCCTCGGCACGAGGTTCCGTCGAGCGACAAGGCTGACCAGCAGAGGATTGGTCGCAGCAGCCGACTGTCGGACGCCGCATGTGAACGCGCGGCGTCGATTCGTCGTTCATCTAGAATGTCGCTGGCTGCCACGACACGGTGAGGTGCGGGCAATACCTTCGGTACCCGGATAGGAGACTCCTATGCCCTCGAAGCGGTCATCGTCGCCTCGCGATGCAGGGACGCCAGTTCGCCGCGTCGCCGCGTCCTCGATCCCGACGATCGGTCGCACGGATAGGGCTCCTGCGAGAGGCGACCGAGCCGGGATGGCGCGGGTCGGCGCGTCGTCCGGAGCCTCCCGCAAAGTCCGCAAGCCCGCGGGACCGCCGGAAGTCGCGAGCGACGCGCTCCGCATGTGGATGCGTGACATCACCAAGACGCGACTGCTGACGCAGGCAGAAGAGGTCGCGCTCGCCAAGCGAATCGAGGCGGGCGACAACGACGCCCGCGAGATGCTGGTTCGCTCGAATCTCCGTCTGGTCGTCAGTGTCGCGCTCAAGTACCGCGGTCACAACGTCCCCGTGTCCGATCTGATCCAGGAAGGCAACATCGGCTTGATGCGCGCCGTCGAGAAGTTCGACTATCGGCGCGGCTTCAAGTTCAGCACGTACGCGATTTGGTGGATCCGCCAGGCGGTCATGCGGGCGCTGGACAACTACGCTCGGGTCATCCGCCTGCCCAGCTACGTCGTCGCCAAGATCAGCAAGTTCGATGATGCCGCAGGGCGTCTGCGACAGGAGCTCGAGCGCGATCCGACGACGCAAGAGATCGCCGACATGCTGGATGTGCCCGAGGCGCGCGTGCGCGAGATTCTGACCTTGTCCTGCGATCCGCTGTCCCTCGAGATGCCGCTCGGAGAGGAGCGCGAGACATCTCTGCTCCGCGACTTCATCGAGGACCCCGCCGGCGAGTCCCATCGCGAGGTCCTTTCGGACGCCATCATGGAGCAGGAGATCGAAGGGCTGCTCGACAAGCTGCCGACGCGCGAGCAGGAAGTGCTGCGTCTGCGGTTCGGTCTGGACGACGGTCAGGAGCGCACGCTTCGCGAGATCGGTCTCCAGTTCGGCGTGACCCGCGAGCGGATCCGCCAGATCGAGGCGGACGCCCTGCGACACCTACGACAGTGGAGCCAGTTCCGCGACACGGCTCCGTCCGACGAGATCGCTGCTGGCGCCGAACTGCCCGCGACTGCCGTGAGCGGTTAGTCGGCGGCGGTCGCTCGAGCAGATGGAGAGACGCTTGGGTCCCCACACGTGGGCTCGTCGCGAATGGATCCTGGCGGCGGGCTCGGTGCTCTGGTACGGGATGATCGTGTCCGTCAGCCAGAGCGCTGACGGGGGCAGACCCAGCCTTCCCTCCGACCTTCTGTGCGGCATCGGCGCCGCGTTCCCCACCGTCAGCCTACCGACACGTCCGGCGCGTCATACCCCGT
Proteins encoded in this region:
- a CDS encoding NAD(P)-dependent oxidoreductase; amino-acid sequence: MAEHRRILVTGSAGALGRAASVALLQRGHWVRAFDRVASPHASEVRVGDLTDKDAVERSVEGVDTVVHLGATPDEADFIAELLPNNIVGLYRVCEAVRAEGVQRLVLTSSGQVAWGSPKYGEQGYEPIAVEDGIAPVNMYGITKVLAEAMGEMYSRCHGLSVVVVRPGWLPREPWHVAAMSRSRQAQAQYFSPGDVGRFFVRAVETPGIRIAVVNATSRPNGPAVWDITTARELLGYEPEDTYPQGLPFPPPEASQA
- a CDS encoding tetratricopeptide repeat protein, whose product is MIHRLVAAFACIVIIAGCGGDPVERAWAQARSGDIDGARAALTSLAAIRRWTSRAEATLGELELSQMRAQEAAHHLSRAAAADPNDTMALARYGEALLLLGQEVDALDVFAKALSISQSGPHVVYIAGLIGDAYETTRLTSSEVDSYAPSFSPDGTKLVMTQHADGSAELFLMDLASKRSERLTDMPTTNEYGATFSPDGKNLLFGSTQHRTDAAMINLQASGSTPRSEMIYTMDLATRTTIPLTTSPAAVGNPAFTPDGKTVLFEATVDGNMDIWSMAADGSQRERLTSEPSDDGHAVVSPDGRQAVYVRSLDRAFDLFEVRLDGSSSRQVTFTEATEYGGAFLPDGKEFLFVRNQGAGYELALTDWQSGHVRPVSSRYGDVIHPAASPDGKRVAFASNRRDYLDIYLMDLTKPMSGPALEQRIRTMLAQIGR
- a CDS encoding peptidase M55, which encodes MKAYILTDLEGPAGVAKWDQTRVDASEMKSVAMRLLTREINACVDGILDYDAKAEIVVLDGHGSGGVDLERFHPKAKLIFGKGFKPPTGLDDAFDALLFVGQHAMAGTPDAPLCHTYSSLTVEYYRLNGKPIGEFGARAALAGLYDVPTIFLAGDDKACEEAHALVPGIVTVATKVGMGIELAQHLSPKKARRAIRKATREACQRAKSIEPVRIDPPYELEIRVYEGKSVEGQVRRGAEQIDERTCIYRTNDLLSLPI
- a CDS encoding aldo/keto reductase; the protein is MKRRDFLKTAAVSTAALAIDATAPAGKGDSMNAPDKASGFPKREYGKTGEMLSIIGFGGIVVMNAEQDHANRVVAESVERGINYFDVAPSYGNAEEKLGPAIEPFRDRIFLACKTGQRERPGAEAEFARSLERLRTDHFDLYQLHGITNVQNDVDKVFLSGGVMDFLIEKRQEGAIRYLGFSAHSIEAATAAMDRFDFDSVLFPVNFANWHKGEFGHQIMEKAKSKGVARLALKALARQQWPEDDPLRQKYGKCWYQPLTDPREAELGLRFTLSQPITAAIPPGEESLFRLACDLAERFKPLTTQEDSELKELAAGLKPIFSTV
- a CDS encoding DUF4139 domain-containing protein — encoded protein: MRTCRPRRWSVIAATAAIALVASTSVSQVQLTTLPKPGRVGIDIYGAGIALVTQSRSVRLHKGSNTVQFRWSGSEIDRFSLLLRPAPGVTGVSVGSATFPSGQQNAIQWDVHADADREADMEVAFYASGFGWSTHYMAWVSDDDSQTRLVSWFSVTNASGEDFEGAEIRLVVGVLQTVPEARPEALADATKAAPYAGRQLRKADRSAGIALAAEDLGEHHVFSLTQPADIKNGGTSALPALSAAGVPVRLVHRWNGGEVRAEYTFINDAKHKVGDSPLPAGPVTVLRRTSDGTVSFVGSAQMDYIPIGKEIRLDVGPDKDIVVERTIQEWRRTNFRFTESGDLAAADIETAFRFDVTNHGSRPIDLLIPETISGRWELLDTDTSHERKGVREIEFRVRVEPTTSRQINYRIRQMAD
- the def gene encoding peptide deformylase encodes the protein MDVLTVRLYGDPVLREKAKPIIFVTDEIRALAREMLVTMYREKGVGLAAPQVGVLKRLIVVDPEPSEGERQPVVLIDPVIVGSRGRIVDEEGCLSFPDVYADVARAVEVDVEHLDPEGESAILHADGWLARVIQHEIDHLDGVLFIDHLSRMQRQVLRTQLRKVTLSRPS
- the larE gene encoding ATP-dependent sacrificial sulfur transferase LarE; translated protein: MSLPDEIAQKHALASARLRELGEVIVAFSGGVDSTLLAKLAYDALGECALAVIAVSESLPKRELREAIELADGIGIRLAQVRSEELEDERYASNPVNRCYFCKSELFTQLESVMRETGIRSIVYGANADDTGDYRPGMDAAKEYGVHAPLLDAGMTKDDIRVLSRDLGLRTWDKPAFACLSSRFPHGTPISAQKLTQVDEAEECLFDLGFRQFRVRHHEDIARIEVPVEEMPHFLDDGVRERVVARFRELGYRFVSLDLAGYRSGSLNAELLSLTPMPSARGSVERQG
- a CDS encoding sigma-70 family RNA polymerase sigma factor; the protein is MPSKRSSSPRDAGTPVRRVAASSIPTIGRTDRAPARGDRAGMARVGASSGASRKVRKPAGPPEVASDALRMWMRDITKTRLLTQAEEVALAKRIEAGDNDAREMLVRSNLRLVVSVALKYRGHNVPVSDLIQEGNIGLMRAVEKFDYRRGFKFSTYAIWWIRQAVMRALDNYARVIRLPSYVVAKISKFDDAAGRLRQELERDPTTQEIADMLDVPEARVREILTLSCDPLSLEMPLGEERETSLLRDFIEDPAGESHREVLSDAIMEQEIEGLLDKLPTREQEVLRLRFGLDDGQERTLREIGLQFGVTRERIRQIEADALRHLRQWSQFRDTAPSDEIAAGAELPATAVSG